GAGGCTTAGGTGGAGTTTGTCTACAGAGAAATACTTATCTCCATCTGAACCTTGTTAACAGTATTCTCAATGTCTTTAGCACTTAGAATACGTTACCCTTTATGGGAAGAACTTATTAAGGCACATTATCTGCGTTTATCTCCCTTTGAAAAAGATGGGAGATAAGCACTGGTAGCGTTCGGATAAAAATATTATAATTAATTATAACATTTTACAGTATACCACATAAAAAGGGTATTTTACAGTTAGATTTTAGGAGGTAGTAAGGTGATAAAAAAAATAGAAGATATATTTAAAGAAAGAAAACCACATATTATGGGAGAATTCAGTAAAAGTGCTGTGATGATTCCACTATGTGAATCAGGGGAAGAGATAAGTGTACTTTTTGAAATGAGAGCACTAAATTTAAAGCACCAGCCGGGAGATATATGTTTTCCCGGAGGCAGATTAGAAAAGGGGGAAATTCCAGTATGTGCAGCTGTAAGAGAAACCATGGAAGAATTAAATTTAAGTAAAGAAGATATAAAACTTATAGGGCAAATGGATTATGTTGTGACACCTTATAATTTTATAATGTATCCTTTTGTATGTAAATTAAATAGAGAAGATATATTCCCAAGCCAGAGTGAAGTAGACCATATTTTTAAGGTTCCTCTTCAGTTTTTTATAGAAAATAAACCTTTGCTTTATGAAATCCCGATAGTTTCACAACCAGGAAAGAGATTCCCCTATAGGCTTATAAGAAATGGCAGAAAGTATAAATTTAGAAGGGGAACGGTGAAACAGTATTTCTATAATTATGAAAAATATACAATATGGGGATTCACTGCCCTTATTATAAAAAGATTTGTAGATATAATTGTGTCAAATGACCATAATAAATAACAGTTAATAAAATGAAGTTATAAATAATGGGGAGGGAACATATGATTGATAGTAATATTGAAAATGATTATGTACAAGATATGGTTAATTACTTAATTCTCGTTCATGAAAAATTAAGTAAACCCTTTGAGGATTGTTTTAAAGAAAAATTAAGTGCTCTTCAATTTAATACACTATGTGTACTTAGATCCTATGGAAGCCTAACAATGAGAGAATTAGCTGAAAGGATGAATTTATCTAAACAGCAAATGACTAAAATTATTGCTAAGCTTGTTAAAATTAACTTCGCTGAGCGTAATTATGATAAAGACGATAGACGTATAATTAAAATATCTGCTACAAAAGAAGCTGATGAATATATTAAATTGGAAAGCAAGGCTTTTGCAAGAAGATTAAAGGACATAGTAAATTCATTAAATGAAGAAGACCTAAAAGATTTAGAAAATGCAATTAAAAGTATGAATAAAATACTTCCTAAGTTTCCCAAGTGGTTGAGTAAGTAGTATATGAAAAAGTAGAATTTAAGCGTAACATTTAATATTCTACTTTTTTACTTGTGATATTGACATTGAAGAATATACATTGTACTATAAATATAGTAGATATATGTCTATAGTAAACGAGCATTTACTATATTTGTATATGAACTATAAAGTTTTATAAAATAGAAAAACGGAAAAATAGTTAAAATAATCATTAAAACTTAACATCAGATGAAAGTGTTGTGCATATTATTGAATCTATCAGTAATCTGTGAAAAAATTTTATGATATTTGGTTGTAATACTAAAATTTCTTAAGGAGTAGAAATATGGAAAGAGATATACAGTTCGTAGCAAAGAATAATAGAGGCAGATGGATGTTATGGATACAGATAGATGGCAAGAAAGTGTTCTTAACAAATACACTAAGGTCTGAAGAAGAAGCAAAAAGTTTTATAAAAAGCTTTCTCGAAAAACCGATAAATTTAATTGAATAAGAGTTCAATTTTAAGAATTGAAAATAAGTAAATATTAAAATATTTGGACAATGCCACATAATGCACCTAGGGTTTTAGAGGAATCTAAGACTTTTTTTAATGTTTAAAAATAACTGTAAGGGGGGCCTAAAGTAATAACAGTTCAAGAAATATTCAATATCTCTTAATATTTCACACAGAAAAACATTAATATACCACTGGAATAACATGGGTGCTGCATTAAATCGTCATAAAGGGTAACTAGAATATTAAGTATAGCAGCTGCAACAAATATTTTAAATTCAGGAGGTAATGAAAATGTTAAAAATGAAGTATAAAATAATTTCAGCTGTAATGCTTGCAGCACCATTGTTAATCAATACAGGAATTGGAACAACCGTCAGTGCACATTCTGCCAGCAACAAACCTGCGGTGGTTTGTAAGTCCAAATACAAAACACCTGCCAAACCAGTAAAGAAAGTAGTAAACAAGCATAAAGTTAAGGCATCAAATACCAAACCAGCACCAAAAGTAGTACATTCAGCAGCAAATGCTCATAGATAATAGTATTCTGGCATGAATAGGCCTATTGGGATTTTCTCAGTAGGCTTATTTTCATTATTACATAAAAGGATAATATTTTGTCATGTTAGAAATTGATGATATTTTCCGTTAATAATTAAATGGGCTATAAATGCTTGACATTGAAGAAAAAAAGAGTATAATTACCTTGGGTAATAGTTAATAAGGGTAACTATATTTTTAAGGAGGGAGAGAAAATGCAGAGATTATTTCAACGTTTTTTTTCATTATACCGACCATTTGTAAGTAAGTTGAACGAGTTACTAGGTGAATATGGACTCACTCACTCTTTATGGCAGGTTATTTTTTATTTAAAAACCAACGGATCCTCTTCTCTTGTAGATATTGCTAAATACTATAATATAGAAAAGCCTAGCATTACGAGAAGGGTTCACCATTTAGAAGAGAATTTGATTGTGAAAGCAGTATCAAGTAAAGATCGCCGTGAAAAAATTATTCATTTGACGGAATTAGGAGAAGAGCTTTATTGGGTATGCCGCAAAAAAATAACAGAATTAGAATACAATATTACGAAAGGCATTCCTGAAGATGAACAAATCACTACATTTGAAGTACTTGCCAAAATACGAGAAAATATTACAAATGAAAAGGAGAAATAAAAATGAACAACCCTAAATTGTGGACCAAGAATTTCTTGATTATTTCCACTGCGAACTTTTTTCTTTATTTTACATATTATTTATTGATGGTAACTATCACAATATTTGCAACGGAAAAATTTCATGCTTCACCCAGTCAAGCAGGGTTGGCCTCCGGTATATTTGTCATAGGAATACTTATAGCACGTATCTTTTCTGGACGATATATTGACCAAGTTGGGTGGAAGAAAATGCTTTATATTGGATTTACTTTCTTTTTAATTACTACATGCTTATATATTTTAGTAAACAATATGTATTTTCTTTTGATTAATCGTTTCTTAAATGGTGCTGCAATGGGAATTGCTTCAACAGCCACAGGAACAATTGTGGCAAAAGTTATTCCAAATGAGCGTCGAGGGGAAGGTACCGGGTATTATACATTAAGTCTTACTATTGCTGCGTCAATTGGACCTTTTTTAGGAATGTTTATAACTGGACATGCAAGCTTTTACATGAATTTTATTGTTTGTATTATTCTCTTAGTCTTTAGTTTTATTGCTGTATTTTTTGTAAAGGTTCCAAGATTGGAATTTAAAAAAGAACAATTAGAACAGAGGAAAGGTTTTTCCTTGCATAATTTCTTTGAAATCAAAGCTATTCCAATTTCAATCGTTGCTACCATAATTGCTCTTGGTTATTCTAGTATTCTCATTTTTATTACTTCCTATACCAAGGAAGTTAATTTAGTTGATGTTGGCAGTCTTTTTTTTGTTGTTTATGCAATATTCGTTTTGGTTTCAAGACCTTTTACTGGTCGATGGTTTGATAAAAAAGGTGAAAATTTTGTTATGTATCCAGCCATATTGTTGTTTGCCACAGCTTTGTTTATTCTTAGTCAAACTCATAAAGGTTTCTCGCTTTTATCAGCTGGAGCTTTATTTGGTCTTGGATACGGTACCACTTCCTCCAGTGTTCAAGCAATTGCAGTGAAAGTTTCACCAAAGCATCGTATAGGATTAGCAACTTCCACTAATTTTATCTTTCAAGATTTAGGCATAGGTATTGGACCATTTATTTTAGGTTATTTTGTTCCATTAATAGATTATCGTGGATTATATATGATGATGGCAGTAATAGAGTTCATTTGTATTTTCTTATATTATTTTCTGCATGGTAAGAAATAAATGTATAGAAATGAAGATGCTAAATCAACGATATGTTAATAAATATATTATTAGATCATATTATAGTGTTTAATATGTTTATTAAATTTGACTAATATATAGGTCCAGTTTTATATATTTTAATGTTAAAGATATATAAAACTGGACTATTAGCAAAGTTAATGTTAAAAATTGATACATATTATTTTATTAATCTAATGTTTTTGATATATAAATCATTTACTAATTCACCCAAAGAGTCTTATTTTCCACGATTATGTCCGGAGCCATTGGGTGATCCGCCGTTGTGTCCGGAGCCATTAGGTGATCCACCGTTATGTCCAGCTCCATTATGGGATCCGCCGTTGTGCCCAAGATTATTAGGTGGTGATGGTAATTCCCAATTGGTACCCCAGGCAGTAAATACATTTAATATTGAGTATTCTTGGCTTTGGGTTATAGTACCTGCTGCTACTAAAGCATCTAGCTGACCCTTAAAAGTTGATCTTGTTGTTATTTGACCACTATAATATAAATTTAGTACTATTGTTTCTTGGCTTTGAGTTATGACACCTGCTGCTACTAAGGAATCTAATTTAGTTT
This window of the Clostridium kluyveri DSM 555 genome carries:
- a CDS encoding MFS transporter → MNNPKLWTKNFLIISTANFFLYFTYYLLMVTITIFATEKFHASPSQAGLASGIFVIGILIARIFSGRYIDQVGWKKMLYIGFTFFLITTCLYILVNNMYFLLINRFLNGAAMGIASTATGTIVAKVIPNERRGEGTGYYTLSLTIAASIGPFLGMFITGHASFYMNFIVCIILLVFSFIAVFFVKVPRLEFKKEQLEQRKGFSLHNFFEIKAIPISIVATIIALGYSSILIFITSYTKEVNLVDVGSLFFVVYAIFVLVSRPFTGRWFDKKGENFVMYPAILLFATALFILSQTHKGFSLLSAGALFGLGYGTTSSSVQAIAVKVSPKHRIGLATSTNFIFQDLGIGIGPFILGYFVPLIDYRGLYMMMAVIEFICIFLYYFLHGKK
- a CDS encoding MarR family winged helix-turn-helix transcriptional regulator, which encodes MIDSNIENDYVQDMVNYLILVHEKLSKPFEDCFKEKLSALQFNTLCVLRSYGSLTMRELAERMNLSKQQMTKIIAKLVKINFAERNYDKDDRRIIKISATKEADEYIKLESKAFARRLKDIVNSLNEEDLKDLENAIKSMNKILPKFPKWLSK
- a CDS encoding MarR family winged helix-turn-helix transcriptional regulator gives rise to the protein MQRLFQRFFSLYRPFVSKLNELLGEYGLTHSLWQVIFYLKTNGSSSLVDIAKYYNIEKPSITRRVHHLEENLIVKAVSSKDRREKIIHLTELGEELYWVCRKKITELEYNITKGIPEDEQITTFEVLAKIRENITNEKEK
- a CDS encoding NUDIX hydrolase, with the protein product MIKKIEDIFKERKPHIMGEFSKSAVMIPLCESGEEISVLFEMRALNLKHQPGDICFPGGRLEKGEIPVCAAVRETMEELNLSKEDIKLIGQMDYVVTPYNFIMYPFVCKLNREDIFPSQSEVDHIFKVPLQFFIENKPLLYEIPIVSQPGKRFPYRLIRNGRKYKFRRGTVKQYFYNYEKYTIWGFTALIIKRFVDIIVSNDHNK